AAAAACCGATGAGAACGCCCGCCGGCTATTCCGGCTGGTTTGAGCTAGGAGAAAACTATGAGCTATGCATTTCCGGGCACCTTCCCTGGTCGCCGTATGCGCCGCGTGCGCCGTCACGACTTCAGCCGCCGCCTGGTGGCCGAGAACCAACTGACGGTCAACGACCTGATTTATCCGGTGTTTGTCATGGAAGGCAGCAACCGCCAGGAAGAAGTGGCCTCGATGCCGGGCGTATCGCGCATGACGATCGATCTGCTGGTGAAGGAAGCGGAAACCATCGCCAAACTTGGCGTGCCGGTGATTTCCCTGTTCCCGGTAATTGAACCGAGCCTGAAATCGCTGCATGCGGAAGAAGCCTATAACCCAGAAGGGTTGGTACAGCGCACGGTGCGCGCGCTGAAAGACGCGGTGCCTGAGCTGGGCATTCTGACCGACGTGGCGCTCGATCCCTACACCACGCATGGGCAGGACGGGGTGATCGATGAGCAGGGTTATGTGATTAACGACGTGACCAAAGACATTCTGGTGCGTCAGGCGCTGTCCCATGCCGAAGCGGGCGCGGAAATCGTGGCGCCGAGCGACATGATGGACGGCCGCATCGGGGCGATCCGCGATCGTCTGGAATTGCAGGGCCTGGTGAATACCCAAATCATGGCTTACTCCGCCAAGTATGCTTCCTGCTACTACGGCCCGTTCCGCGATGCGTTGGGCTCCAGCGGCAACCTGAAGGGCGGCAACAAGAAGACCTATCAGATGGATCCAGCCAACAGCGACGAAGCGCTGCAGGAGATTGCGCAGGATCTGCAGGAAGGTGCGGACATGGTGATGGTGAAACCGGGCATGCCGTACCTCGACGTCGTGCGCCGCGTGAAGGATACCTTCGGTGTGCCAACCTTCGCTTATCAGGTGTCCGGCGAGTACGCCATGCATATGGCGGCGATTCAGAACGGCTGGCTGCAGGAGCAACCTGCGGTGATGGAATCGTTGATGTGCTTCAAACGCGCCGGCGCCGACGGCGTGCTGACCTACTTCGCCAAGCGTGTCGCGCAGTGGCTGCACGACGATGCGATGCGTCGCTAAGCGCAAAATGAGCCAACAAAAAGGCGCCTGAGGGCGCCTTTTGCATTACATCTTCTGGAACTGTCGGTTGTCGATGCTTTGACTGACCTGCTTGTTGATCAGGTTCAGCAACAACATGGAACGCGCCTCGCCGTCCGGTTCAGTGTAGATCGCCTGCAGCCCTTCGAACACGCCGTCGAC
Above is a window of Serratia nematodiphila DZ0503SBS1 DNA encoding:
- the hemB gene encoding porphobilinogen synthase, translated to MSYAFPGTFPGRRMRRVRRHDFSRRLVAENQLTVNDLIYPVFVMEGSNRQEEVASMPGVSRMTIDLLVKEAETIAKLGVPVISLFPVIEPSLKSLHAEEAYNPEGLVQRTVRALKDAVPELGILTDVALDPYTTHGQDGVIDEQGYVINDVTKDILVRQALSHAEAGAEIVAPSDMMDGRIGAIRDRLELQGLVNTQIMAYSAKYASCYYGPFRDALGSSGNLKGGNKKTYQMDPANSDEALQEIAQDLQEGADMVMVKPGMPYLDVVRRVKDTFGVPTFAYQVSGEYAMHMAAIQNGWLQEQPAVMESLMCFKRAGADGVLTYFAKRVAQWLHDDAMRR